CAATGGGGGGCGAGTAGAAGTTCGCCTAGAGCAGTTTACGGATGAATATTTGAGTCGATCTTATGTCCAGATCCAAGTGAAGGATACCGGCATCGGCATCAGTCCTGACTTTCTGCCTTATGTGTTTGAGCGCTTCCGCCAAGCGGATAGCACAACGGCAAGAGCTTACAACGGATTGGGACTGGGACTAGCAATTGTGCGCCATTTGGTGGAACTTCATGGGGGGACTGTCTATGCGGCAAGTCCAGGAGAAGGCCAAGGCTCGATGTTTACTGTGCAAATGCCAACCACTTTTCAGCCTTCAACCGTCGCCCCTCAGCCGGCGGCTGCTTCTATTCAACCCTCGGTGGTGAATACTCAACTGTATTGTTTGGACGGCTTGCGGGTGCTGGTCGTTGACGATGAAGCGGATACGAGGGAGTTGCTGAGCGTGATGCTCAAGCAATATGGGGCTGATGTGATGGCGGTTAGCTCAGCCGGCGAGGCGCTTTTATCGCTGGAAAAGTTGAAACCGGATGTGTTGGTGAGCGATATTGGAATGCCATTTGAAGACGGTTACTCCCTGATGCGCCGGATTAGAGCGCTGGAAGCCCAGCACGGGGGGCAGGTGCCGGCTGTGGCTTTGACGGCTTATGCCAGAGAGTCAGACCGCTCTCTGGCTTTGAAGGCGGGTTTCCAGCTTCATGTGCCGAAGCCGGTGGAGCCAACTGATTTAGCGGCAGCGGTCGCTAAATTGGTCGGACGAAGTGCTTAGGCGATAATGCATCTAATTTGCATTTTAAGATGCTTGTTGTAAAACAAAAGCTTTAATGGCTCATCGTTTCATATCCGGAAAGACTTTCAAACGCTAAAATTTAAATGCTTAAGGCGAGTTAAAGTGGAATTAATTCGGGGAAATGTTCGATGAGCTGATCGTCGGTGAGTTCATCTCCCAACTGAGCCGGTGAGAAATGCACTTGAATGGCGCGGAAGCTGCCTCGATACTGTAGATCGATGAGGGCTTTCAGACCAGCTCTTAGGGTATCGTCCTGGGAGAGGTCGGTTTCGAGTGCCGGCACTTCTCCCTCGCACGCCACTGTAATCATAACCACTAAGTTATGAGTGATCGGCAAAGATAGGGGTTCGTCTGCTGTTGGTGCCGCTCCAGTTTCGTAAGGTTCGCTCAAATAGCGTTCGGCAGAATCGGTAAATAGTTCATTCACATAGTCGCCGGCTGCTGCCTCGTCCCAAAAGACATCTCCTTCATTGGCCGCTGAGCGCCAATAGGCATCAGATTGCAGCAGACTTTGGCAAATTTTAACGAGTTCTTCACCCATCACTTCGAGGTCTCCCTCAGATTCAATCGCCTCTCTAGCTGCGTGATTAAGGACTCCTAGCAAAGGAGCCACTTCATCGCCGGCCAAATGAATAAATAGCCGGCAGACCACAAACCGAGTGCGGCCTCTCATCTGGTTAAAGCGATCGCCCAAAGCGTTCATTCTAATTCCTCTCCTTTGCACGGAATTAAGTATACCACGCGTGTGTTTTGAAATCTTCGCCCTTGGCTAATTTTATAAATTTATTGCCTACAAAGATTTCACAGAATAAGGTTAGTTGTACAGTTTTTTAGACATCTAATTGGCATTGCAAATTTCATAATTTTAATCCTTGATTTCAAGCTTAATTAAATTCTACTGAACTTCAATGGAATAAAAGCCTCTGATGAAATCAACAACAATATTAAGGGGCGGGATAGCAAACTGTGAGGAATTTCCCTGGTCGGCGCTCGTCTTCTGATTTGTAGTGCTCGCTGAATTCATAAACCGTTTTCCAAAACTCGGATCGTGATAAACACTCAAACTTTGATCACTAGAATTCAGCAAAATTGTGTGAGTGGGAGCGTTGAAGAAACTAGCTCTCCGCTCCATAGTGGGAAAAATTTTTGACAGTTCAATCGCATGAACTTGGTTAAGTGTTTGACTCAGTGTTGTGCTTAACTGCTGGATGCGCCTGAGTTCTGGGATACTAAGGTGGCTAGTTGCGTGCGCTCGGATCTGCTTGATCAGTGTGATAATATTTCGTTGAGTCGGCGCAGCATTTTCAAAGGGAAGAATCGCCACATAAGCGGTGGGAAATAATTGCTCGTCGTTCTCTACCCGAAATGTGAGTACGGTTCTGCGGTAGCCAACTGCAATACTCGGAGGTTGGCTCAAGCCTGAATATTGCAGAGCAATTTGATGGTAAGCATTTGCTAAGGCAAAATTCGCCTCCTGATCCAGCGGTGCATCAATGACAATTCGCACAGTCGGGGGCGTTTGATTAAAAAACTTTTTAGAGTCTTCTGGCTCAAAGCGGTGGAGTTGCGTGTGATCGCCATGCGGACTCACATCAACCCACTCACAAATCATGCCGTCTGTTTTCAAGCCAAATCGTGAAACCCCATAAAGTTTTGCGCCGGTTAAGGTGGCACCGCTGAGATCGGCCCCCATCCATTCCGCTCGGATCAAATTGGCTTGAGTAAGATCGGCATGAACTAAACTGGCATTTAATAAATTGCTGTTGCTCAAGTCTGCGCCAATTAAATTTGCCCCACTCAATTTGGCATCACTGAGGTTGGCCCATTGGAGATTGGCACCGCTGAGAGCAGCCCATCTCAGGTTAGCTCCACTCAGATCAGCTCCACTGAGGTTGGCGCGATTAAAGTTGACGTGTCTAAGTTCGGTGTTGCTTAGATTCGCGCCGCTGAGGTCGGCTCCACTGAGGTCGGTTTGGTTCAGTTTGGCTTGCTCTAAATTGGCACCGACAAGGGAGGCACCTCTGAGATCGGCTTCACTTAAGTTGGCTCCACTCAGGTTGGCTTGCCTGAGTTTGGATTCTCTTAAGTCTGCTGCGTTGAGGTTCGCCTCGATCAGGTTGGCTCGGCTCAGTTCGGCGCGGATCAGCTCAGCTCGAATGAGGGACGCTTGAATGAGTTCGGCGTCGCTAAGGTTCGCCCGCACGAGGTTGGCTACATTGAGAATCGCACCGTTTAATTTCGCTTTGCTGAGATTGGCTCCACTCAATCGGGTGACATTGAGTTTGGTGCCGGAGAGGTTGGCACCGCTCAAATTGGCTCCGCTCAGATTGGCGATACTCATGTTCGCCTGACTTAAGTTGGCTCCACTCAGGTTGACTCTGCTCAGGTTAGCTTCACAGAGGTTAATGCCGGTAAACTCTCTTTCGCCGGCTGCATATCTCTTTAGGAGTTCCTCAACTTCCATCAGGGTTACCATTCCAATATTTCTTACAGTTAAAACTCTGTTCCTAAGGGAGGTTTAGTTGATTACTGACTCGGTAAAAAATGCAAGCCTTGTATAAAACTAATCACTACACTTATAGGCGGGAGGGTAAATTGCTGGCCTTCCGTTAAAGTGCCGGCAGCAAGATCGACCACTTCAGAGCTGCTCATCCAGCGTTTGCCAAACCCCGCGTTGTGGTGGACATCTAATGTGCGATTCCCAGAATTGGTGACGATAGTCAGTGTAGGCGCTTGGAAAAACTTTTCTCGTTTGATCAGCCGTGAAAATGTTTCTACTTTTTTAATTTCTTGCAGCTTTCCCATCGCTTGATTGAGGAGATTACTGATTTCTGGGGAGTCGATCATTTGCACTAAATGAACAATTTTTTCTTGATTGATTAGCGCATCCTTAAAGGGAAGGATAGCGACATAAGCTGTGGAAAATAATCGCGTATCGTTACTTATCCTAAAGGTTAATGTTGTTCGGCGACCGCTCACTTCTATATTGGGAGGGTGGATCATCGCCGGATATTGGTGAGCGATTTGATGGTAGGCAACAGCTAAGGCTAGATGAGCGTCAGGGTTGAGGGGGGCATCAATGATGATTTTGACGGTTGGCAGTGTTTGGTTGAAAAACTTTTTAGATTCTTCAGGGGTAAGCCGGTAGATCTGAGAGCGATCACCGTTCTCGCTCATGTCAACCCATTCACAGATCAAGCCTTCAGTTTTTAGCCCATAACGTAATACTTCATACAGTTTTGCGCCGGTTAAGGTGGCTCCCGATAAATCGGCTCCCATCCAATCCACTTCAATCAAATTTGATTGGCTTAGATCCGAGTAAACTAAACTGGCATTAAGTAAGTTGGCGCTGCTTAAATCTGCCCCTCTTAAGTTCGCTCCGCTCAATTTTGCTTCACTTAAATCTGCCCATCTCAGGGTTGCCCCACTTAAATCTGCCCATCTCAAATTAGCTCCACTGAGGTCGGCTCCAATGAGTTTGGCTTGAGAAAGATTGGCGCGTCTGAGTTCTGCGTTTCTAAGATTAGCTCCACTTAAATCGGCACCCCTTAAATCGGTTTCTCTGAGGGTTGCTCGCTCTAAGTTGGCTGATTTTAGGGAGGCATTGGTGAGATCCGCTTCGCTCAAGTTTGCTCCACTCAGGTTTGCTTGCCTGAGTTTGGCTTCTCTCAAGCTGGCACCGTTGAGGTTCGCTTCGCTGAGGTTGGCGCGGCTCAATTCCACCCGAATCAGTTCAGCCCGAATTAAGGCAGCTTGAACGAGCGTAGCATCGCTGAGATCGGCGCGGATCAGGTTTGCGACGTTGAGATCGGCACCGTTTAGATTGGCCCCGCTGAGATTGGCACCATTGAGTTTGGCGACGTTGAGTTTGGCATGACTTAAATTTGCTCCACTTAGATTTGCACCCCCTAAATTGGCGATACTCAGGTTGGCCTGACTCAAATTAGCTTCACTTAGATTGACTCGACTCAGGTTGGCTTCACAGAGGTTAACAGCAGTAAAGTCCCTGACTCCAGATGCGTATTTTTGTAGGAGTTCCTCGGTTTCCATCGGGGTTCCCTGTTCAACATCCCGACTTTACAGTCATAGGACTGGGCATTACCATGCTAGCGTTTAGGCTCAAAATTAAGCTCACTCGCTTGCCGCAGGTAATCAATGAATATTGGTATTGTCGGGCTAGGGCTGATCGGTGGCAAGGAGCGGGTTTAAAGAAGTAGGCGTGCGCCACCCTGTTTTGGAGAACTTTAGTCGCCAAAAAACCTGCCTGCCGGCGATGAGACATGAAATTGTAGATGACGCTGATGTTGCGCTGACCCTAATGGCAGCAGATAGAATGTGTATTGGTTTACACGGCGCTATCTGCGATTGTACCAATGGTTGTACCACTGATCCCCTATGTTTCCCCGCAGTTGTTTTCACTCCTGTGCTTCCAGCTGGTAGCCACGGTGTAACAGAACCGCCCGAAGAACTGTAACTGAGATGTGGCTTGGCTTTTTTGCTGGCCGGCAATTGGGGCTGCTGGTTTATTTGCTGCTGCGATGAGTGAGACCGATCGGGCTTGGCTAATATAGCATACATTTATTTTGCTTTATCTATGTCGCCGGCATTTGGGAAGCTAAAGGGTAAGATGTAAATTTTCTGCTTGAGCTTTTATTTGTTGAGCGCCATTTTTTATGAATTTTATCAAGTGCCGGCTCCTTTATCGCCAACGGACATAATTTTATTTTTTGATTTGCTCCAATCACGCAGCAAATATAAAAAGATCGCTACATTCACAAGAAACACGGTGAGCTTGAGTGTGGAAAAGCCTTGGCTTAACTCAAAAATTTCTGGCGGGATACTAATGCCAACTAATCCCATAACTAATATGCTTGCCCAAGCTTTATGCTGCCACAAACCAATGGCTTCAATCACCGTTACACCTGAATAAATGGCTGCTGCTATTCCACTAAACTTTAAGGTTTGCGGCGTTAAATTTAAAATTTTATGTAAAAACAGTTTGATAATTTCTTGTTTGCCGGTTAGAATATAACAATTAGAATATTCTGCTAACTGTTGATGATTTTTTACGGCTAGCAATAAAGCAATAGCAGTCACAGCCAGCAAGGAAGCGCTGAAAGCTTTATAACAAACTATCGCAATTAAACCTGCTGAACGCTTGTGATCTTGGTTCACGGGATTCGTTGCCGGCCTCATCAATAAATTAATTCTATCAATAATATTTTAGTTCAAAAAGATGCTTTCTTTGAAGATAGCCGACAAACTTTGTAGTATTGCTAAAATTGAGAGAACACCCAGGCAATAACTTTACTTTGATTCATCTTACGAGTGCGCTGTAAAGCTTATTCTAACAAGGAAATAGCTAATCCTGGCCATAGTTGAGACTCAGTAATGCGTTTACTTCCACTATCAGCAATGGCAAACGCGATTATTTGGATATTTTGCACATCAACAACCCGGTATTCAGCAACTTTTAAATTTTCATACAAAAAAAGGCCCAGAATTTTATCAGTTGCAAAAAAAATTTATTTTGGTCAATTATTAAGAGCCTAAGTTTGCCAATCAGCTTTTTAACCGGAGTGAGGCTGTATCACGTATTGGAAAGCCATCACAGGCAAGACTTCGTAAAAAAGTTTGTATTGGCAAAATGTCACAAATTTCCAAAAGCCTTATATTTTACACTTTACAAGTATCGAGGCGAGAGAAGATGGCCGGCGACATACCACGAAGAGACAGAAGAGACAAACGTGCTAAAATAATTTTTCTCAGCTTTCCTTTCCTTGTTACAAAAGCGGGGAAGTGGCCTTGTTGTGGGTTGGTATTAAATTGTAGCTCGTCATAATTCTGCCAGGAGTTGTTCACACGCCACCCCACTCCCTCTCCAAACGCTTCCCAAATTTTTTTATCGTACTCTTTAGTTCCACCTAGAGATTGATAAATGCGCTTCTGCACAGAAAAGCCGAATTGTCCTTTACTGTATTTTACCCAAAGCTGGTCTATCGTGCGGAGGTCAGTACAGGGAAAATTATCGATGTCTTCAACTCTCAGCAAGCCTTCTTTTTTTCCGGTGACAGCTTTCGCCATCACTTGTGCTGTTTCTTTATCGGCTTCTTTCCAGTTCCCAGCTTTTAAGTAATCCCGCAGTTGGCAATAATCTATACCTTTTTCTGAAGGGAGATCATCAGTGTCTGATTGAAATAATTTCACACCCTCCCGCTCTGAAGGGAGATTACCAGTGTCTGATTGAAATAATTTCAACCATTCCTGCACTGACTGAGGGCGATTTTCTGCCTCTAGCGCCATCCCTCCCAAAATTGCTTGATTCACCGGCTCACTAATTGTCTGATTGAAATGTGCCGGTGGCTGTAACGAATCCCTAATAATTCTGTTAAAAGCAAAAGGCGGCACCCGCCCCGTCAGCAAGTAATAAAGCGTTGCTGCTAAGGCATAAACATCGGTAAACTCACCCCGCCTTGCTTGGTCGTCATACTGCTCAATGGGTGCATAACCTGCGGTAAGTAAGACAGTATGAGTCTGAGTCAAATCGGGAATAAACTCTCTGGCTAGGCCAAAATCAATCAGAACGGCTTCGGAACGATGAGAACACACCATAATATTTTGTGGTTTCACATCCCGGTGCAGCAAACCTTTATCGTGGACAATTGTTAGTGCTTCACCAATTTGCTGGATATATTGCAAGGCTTCCATTTCTGCCAAAACACCACAAGTTTTGACACGTCGAGATAAATCTTCCCCCTCGATATATTCCATTGCAATGCAGGGAAGCGACTCGTGATGGAAGACATTTTCAATCTGGACAATGTGAGGGTGCCGACATACAGCTAGCCGCAGCGCCTCATCCCGAAAGTCGTGTTTATATTTGTCTCGGAAATCAGCGAAATCTGGGTTATCCATCACCTCATCTTTTAGCGTTTTAATGACAACCCGCTTACCCTGTCTGTCTTTGGCGAGATAGGTGATGCCAAAACCACCCTCCCCTAGTTTCTTTTCAATAACGTAGCGATTGCCATATAACTGGTGCCCAGGATGCCAAACCATAAGAGAAGATTTCTCGATAACTGCATTAATTTTCGCATATTGGTTTAAAGGGCATTACTTACGCTTCCAAAACCTTATTGGCTTGCAGAGGCTGCCTCAAAATGCCCAAGCAATTAGAAAAGAAGCCGCAATATAAGCAAACGCTTCAATTAAACCGGCTCCTAAATTTGGCACCTCTTGATTCACAATTTCATCAGATATTTTTACCCCTGGGACTAATATCAAATCAGCTAACCAGCGAATGGCAATCAGGGAAAGTAAGCAAAATACTAAAATTAATCCATACTGACTAAAACTGACAACCCAGCCTTCAAACTCTGGGGAAAATGCCACCCGAACAATATTGCCGGTGGCAATTAATAAGCCGGCAAGTGCGACTCCTGCGGCGGGGTTATTGCGTTTTTCGATTTCTCCAAACACATCGTATTTTGTGACGATTGGGTAAACAACACTTACCAAAACCAATACTGCTAAACCCATTAACCAGCAAACAAAACCAACCAGCCAACTGCCGCTATCTCCTGCCAGCGCAGCGTTAAGAATTAGCCCATTTGCAATGTGACTGCCGGCTTCTACAGCAGCAGCCCCAACATTCCGTTCTTGGATAATTTCACGCACACAATCAAATCGACGCAAAATTAAGCGATCAGCAGCCCAAGCGCCCGCCAGCATCAACAAAATAACCGTCGCACCATAGGATGCTAAATTCAATAATTTGTCTTGCCAAGCTACTAAGTTTTTGTCTAAGGCACCCCCCAATGCGAGAACGATACCGAGATAGTAACCCACTAAGGCAATGGCAACGGCTGGATTATCTTTAACAAACAGTTCCAGATTTAATTGGATTCGCCGGAATAGCTTTTGGTAAGCAAATTGCCCTAGCCAAAACACGGTAAAACCCACAGCTAATTCCAGAATAATTAGCCCTGATTGATTGAGTCTATCCATCATCCATTGGTTCATTTGCTATCTCCTTCGAGGTTGCGTAGCAGACTAATCAGCGTATCGGCTAGGCGCTCATAAAAAAAGTAATCATGAGCGCCAATTGTCGTCACCGGCACTCCCCCAAATTGACTTTTAAACTTAGAAAAATTCGCATAAGCATGATTCGGTTCGCGACTGAACCCATAAAAATCATAAACAGTGCAACCCCGTGCTTTTGCTTGTTGCATCGCAGCCCAATGTAGAGCGTAGGTTGCCATCATTTGCCGGTGTTCAAAACTGCGCCCACCATAAAGATATGTGGCGCGATTTCCCCAATATACAACTAAGATTGCTGCTAATACTTTTCCTCGCCAAGTTGCTAAGCCAATTTCTGCCATATTAGCGGCAAATAAACTTTGACAAAGGTTAATAAAAAATCCGTAAGGTTCGCCAAAAAATTGCTGTCGCTGAACTGTTTCCCAAAAAATATCGTAAAATAATGGAATTGCTTGTGAGTTAGTGGTAAATTCAGTTGCCACACCATGCCGGTTACTCAGTCGCAAATTGTAACGACCTTTGGGTTTCATCGCTGCTAAGATTTCTGCCTCATTTGGGCGCAAATCGATGAGGAGAGTTTCAGAAGGTAGTAAATCTGCCGGTGCCCTGACAAACCCTTCAAAACAAGCCGGTTTTTCAGTCCATATCGGTTCAATCCGCAGGGCAATTGCACCCACTTCTTTTGCTAAGTTAGCGGCTGTTTCTTTGAGTAGTTGTATTCCTTCATCCGCATAAGCCGGTGGAAGTATTGGGCCACCGGCAGCGATTAATAAATTTGCTTGGCTTGAATGGGGATAGTAATAGAAAATGCACCCACCCACTAAGCTTTTATCTAAAAATAAACCGTAACGAAAGGTTTTGTACCCTTCGAGTTCCTTGAAATCCGCCCATGCCCAAGACTGCATAAAACAGCCTGCCGGCAGAGCTTTAACGAGACTATCCCACAAATCGCGTTCTGCTAAATTTAGTTGCCTGATTCTTAATGATATCTTCTTTTTGACAATAAGATTTTGTTCAGGTGAACCTGTTAGCTCATTCATCATTGCTGCTATCCGATGGGTTAAAAATGTTATAAAGCCAGCCTCCTCCAATTCCTATCATAACTAACCCCACAATCTTAAGTTCCCAGTTAATGTAGCCGTCTGTATAATAGACGCTAGTACCCGAAGAATATCCACTACTCGTTCCTGAAGAATATCCTTTGGCAAATACTGCATCTGGCGTCAGTAGGTTTGCCATTAACAGCGTGACTGATAGCATCATTAAAAATTCAGCGGTTTTGGGAGGAAGGTTTACAATGGGCTGGCCGGCACGAATTTTTTCAGCTAATTGTTTGAGTTCACCTGCAATCTTTGGCGGAAGTTCCTGAGAACGCTCTAACAGAGTATTTAATAGACGCGAAAGATCGATTTCTCCTAACAGATGCCTGAGATAAGCTAACCCTTCTCTTGTCATTTTAGGGCTGTGATAGCGATGCTGCACCGGCAGCAATTTAGTAATATTTGGTTGAGCATCAGGTGAAGCAGAAGATTCATACATTTGCTCTAGCCATGCCTGCGCCATTGATTCCAGCTTGAGCAAATCACGAGAACCTAATATCGCCGTCCCAGATTCCTGAATCTCTAGAAAATCTACTGTGGTGCCGGCATTCTCT
Above is a genomic segment from Microcoleus sp. FACHB-68 containing:
- a CDS encoding peptidoglycan bridge formation glycyltransferase FemA/FemB family protein, whose product is MMNELTGSPEQNLIVKKKISLRIRQLNLAERDLWDSLVKALPAGCFMQSWAWADFKELEGYKTFRYGLFLDKSLVGGCIFYYYPHSSQANLLIAAGGPILPPAYADEGIQLLKETAANLAKEVGAIALRIEPIWTEKPACFEGFVRAPADLLPSETLLIDLRPNEAEILAAMKPKGRYNLRLSNRHGVATEFTTNSQAIPLFYDIFWETVQRQQFFGEPYGFFINLCQSLFAANMAEIGLATWRGKVLAAILVVYWGNRATYLYGGRSFEHRQMMATYALHWAAMQQAKARGCTVYDFYGFSREPNHAYANFSKFKSQFGGVPVTTIGAHDYFFYERLADTLISLLRNLEGDSK
- a CDS encoding DUF350 domain-containing protein yields the protein MNQWMMDRLNQSGLIILELAVGFTVFWLGQFAYQKLFRRIQLNLELFVKDNPAVAIALVGYYLGIVLALGGALDKNLVAWQDKLLNLASYGATVILLMLAGAWAADRLILRRFDCVREIIQERNVGAAAVEAGSHIANGLILNAALAGDSGSWLVGFVCWLMGLAVLVLVSVVYPIVTKYDVFGEIEKRNNPAAGVALAGLLIATGNIVRVAFSPEFEGWVVSFSQYGLILVFCLLSLIAIRWLADLILVPGVKISDEIVNQEVPNLGAGLIEAFAYIAASFLIAWAF
- a CDS encoding DUF2127 domain-containing protein; this encodes MNQDHKRSAGLIAIVCYKAFSASLLAVTAIALLLAVKNHQQLAEYSNCYILTGKQEIIKLFLHKILNLTPQTLKFSGIAAAIYSGVTVIEAIGLWQHKAWASILVMGLVGISIPPEIFELSQGFSTLKLTVFLVNVAIFLYLLRDWSKSKNKIMSVGDKGAGT
- a CDS encoding pentapeptide repeat-containing protein, which gives rise to MEVEELLKRYAAGEREFTGINLCEANLSRVNLSGANLSQANMSIANLSGANLSGANLSGTKLNVTRLSGANLSKAKLNGAILNVANLVRANLSDAELIQASLIRAELIRAELSRANLIEANLNAADLRESKLRQANLSGANLSEADLRGASLVGANLEQAKLNQTDLSGADLSGANLSNTELRHVNFNRANLSGADLSGANLRWAALSGANLQWANLSDAKLSGANLIGADLSNSNLLNASLVHADLTQANLIRAEWMGADLSGATLTGAKLYGVSRFGLKTDGMICEWVDVSPHGDHTQLHRFEPEDSKKFFNQTPPTVRIVIDAPLDQEANFALANAYHQIALQYSGLSQPPSIAVGYRRTVLTFRVENDEQLFPTAYVAILPFENAAPTQRNIITLIKQIRAHATSHLSIPELRRIQQLSTTLSQTLNQVHAIELSKIFPTMERRASFFNAPTHTILLNSSDQSLSVYHDPSFGKRFMNSASTTNQKTSADQGNSSQFAIPPLNIVVDFIRGFYSIEVQ
- a CDS encoding DUF1517 domain-containing protein — translated: MNALGDRFNQMRGRTRFVVCRLFIHLAGDEVAPLLGVLNHAAREAIESEGDLEVMGEELVKICQSLLQSDAYWRSAANEGDVFWDEAAAGDYVNELFTDSAERYLSEPYETGAAPTADEPLSLPITHNLVVMITVACEGEVPALETDLSQDDTLRAGLKALIDLQYRGSFRAIQVHFSPAQLGDELTDDQLIEHFPELIPL
- a CDS encoding pentapeptide repeat-containing protein, coding for METEELLQKYASGVRDFTAVNLCEANLSRVNLSEANLSQANLSIANLGGANLSGANLSHAKLNVAKLNGANLSGANLNGADLNVANLIRADLSDATLVQAALIRAELIRVELSRANLSEANLNGASLREAKLRQANLSGANLSEADLTNASLKSANLERATLRETDLRGADLSGANLRNAELRRANLSQAKLIGADLSGANLRWADLSGATLRWADLSEAKLSGANLRGADLSSANLLNASLVYSDLSQSNLIEVDWMGADLSGATLTGAKLYEVLRYGLKTEGLICEWVDMSENGDRSQIYRLTPEESKKFFNQTLPTVKIIIDAPLNPDAHLALAVAYHQIAHQYPAMIHPPNIEVSGRRTTLTFRISNDTRLFSTAYVAILPFKDALINQEKIVHLVQMIDSPEISNLLNQAMGKLQEIKKVETFSRLIKREKFFQAPTLTIVTNSGNRTLDVHHNAGFGKRWMSSSEVVDLAAGTLTEGQQFTLPPISVVISFIQGLHFLPSQ
- a CDS encoding serine/threonine-protein kinase, with translation MVWHPGHQLYGNRYVIEKKLGEGGFGITYLAKDRQGKRVVIKTLKDEVMDNPDFADFRDKYKHDFRDEALRLAVCRHPHIVQIENVFHHESLPCIAMEYIEGEDLSRRVKTCGVLAEMEALQYIQQIGEALTIVHDKGLLHRDVKPQNIMVCSHRSEAVLIDFGLAREFIPDLTQTHTVLLTAGYAPIEQYDDQARRGEFTDVYALAATLYYLLTGRVPPFAFNRIIRDSLQPPAHFNQTISEPVNQAILGGMALEAENRPQSVQEWLKLFQSDTGNLPSEREGVKLFQSDTDDLPSEKGIDYCQLRDYLKAGNWKEADKETAQVMAKAVTGKKEGLLRVEDIDNFPCTDLRTIDQLWVKYSKGQFGFSVQKRIYQSLGGTKEYDKKIWEAFGEGVGWRVNNSWQNYDELQFNTNPQQGHFPAFVTRKGKLRKIILARLSLLSLRGMSPAIFSRLDTCKV